Proteins co-encoded in one Lasioglossum baleicum chromosome 14, iyLasBale1, whole genome shotgun sequence genomic window:
- the LOC143215596 gene encoding large ribosomal subunit protein mL63: MRLTGILYKEFFRVHNIPYRYRGKYRKERKITFADMMEFKWDLEREEQNMLLLRHPYLTIEQSRGHMTEFKDEKHLNLITGWQENRNARFNKRITITDRLNYYMQNEPWE; this comes from the exons ATGCGTCTAACAGGAATACtttataaagaattttttaGAGTTCATAATATCCCGTACCGATACCGAGG gaaataccgTAAAGAAAGAAAGATAACTTTTGCGGATATGATGGAGTTTAAATGGGACCTTGAGAGGGaagaacaaaatatgttgttgCTGAGGCACCCTTATCTTACCATCGAACAATCCCGTGGTCACATGACAGAGTTCAAAGACGAAAAGCATCTTAACTTGATAACTGGCTGGCAAGAAAATCGAAACGCAAGATTCAACAAGAGAATTACCATTACGGATCGATTAAATTATTACATGCAAAACGAACCTTGGGAATAa
- the LOC143215594 gene encoding apoptosis-inducing factor 3 isoform X3 produces MGANNCKGLVPGSSRVVPRSSSTGKPEKYDYIEDVVCKDSDIKENEMKLLPLGDAGEKILLIKQKGELHAIGTKCTHYGALLHTGALGDGRVRCPWHGACFNIKTGDIEDHPGLDSLPCYKVKVDDGGLVRVRADRKLLGLNRRTKEMCAHDSSNPNTVVIVGGGPAGATCAETLRQENFTGNIVMVCREHVVPYDRVKVSKALDFDVELSVLRPLSFYKNHGIEVKLGTVATGLNTDEKVIQLSHHEKLHYNYLFICTGSKPRMPDLPGINLGNIFTLRDYTDAHSILSQLSPEKHIVILGLGFIGMEAAAYCVNKSASVTVIGKGAAPLQSVFGAEIGNRVRQEFEEKGVKFLFGNNIAQFVAKEAHPNSVGTVVLTDGTVLTADVAIIGIGSTLYTDWIKDSPIEMLEDGSIKVDKYLKTNVENVYAGGDIAYAPLFGSDSISAAVGHYPLAHYHGKIAALNICDRNAPLNTIPFFWTTLFGRSYRYAGHGKPDKIKIYGSLEKFEFFAYYLKDGKVIAMSSVGADPVVSDFANYLYEGKSLTEIMINHSPFGWIRNKPKDLVVRFQNEITTNQ; encoded by the exons ATGGGTGCGAATAACTGTAAAGGACTTGTTCCGGGAAGTTCAAGGGTCGTACCAAGATCCTCGAGTACAG GTAAACCAGAGAAATACGATTACATCGAAGATGTGGTGTGCAAGGATTCCGACATTAaagagaatgaaatgaaattgttGCCGCTGGGAGATGCCGGCGAGAAAATCTTGTTGATTAAACAAAAGGGAGAGTTGCACGCGATAGGCACAAAATGTACTCACTACGGAGCTCTCCTTCATACAGGAGCATTGGGAGACGGAAGAGTCAGGTGTCCATGGCACGGCGCTTGTTTCAATATCAAAACAGGAGACATAGAAGACCATCCAGGCTTGGATTCTCTACCATGTTACAAA GTGAAAGTAGATGACGGCGGTCTTGTCCGTGTGAGGGCGGACCGTAAACTATTGGGATTAAATAGGCGTACGAAAGAAATGTGTGCCCACGACAGTAGCAATCCAAATACCGTCGTAATAGTCGGAGGAGGACCAGCTGGGGCAACTTGTGCGGAAACTTTGAGACAAGAAAATTTTACGGGCAACATAGTCATGGTCTGCAGAGAGCATGTAGTTCCGTACGATCGAGTCAAAGTATCCAAAGCTTTGGATTTTGATGTGGAGCTGTCGGTTTTGAGACCACTATCGTTTTATAAGAATCACGGTATCGAAGTGAAACTGGGCACAGTAGCAACAG GTTTGAATACGGACGAAAAAGTAATCCAGTTGAGTCACCATgaaaaattacattataattACTTGTTCATTTGCACTGGAAGCAAGCCTAGGATGCCTGATTTACCCGGCATAAATCTCGGCAATATTTTCACGTTAAGAGATTATACCGATGCTCATAGTATACTATCACAATTATCACCGGAGAAACACATTGTAATACTTGGACTAGGATTTATTGGTATGGAAGCTGCTGCTTATTGCGTGAATAAATCCGCGTCCGTGACTGTTATAGGAAAAGGTGCAGCACCTCTACAATCTGTTTTTGGCGCGGAGATCGGAAACAGAGTTAGACAAGAGTTCGAGGAAAAAG GtgttaaatttctatttggaaATAATATTGCACAGTTCGTTGCAAAGGAGGCCCATCCAAATAGTGTAGGCACAGTTGTGCTTACCGATGGTACAGTACTTACAGCCGATGTTGCTATTATTGGAATTGGATCTACGTTGTATACCGATTGGATAAAAGATTCTCCGATCGAAATGTTAGAAGACGGCAGCATAAAAGTGGACAAG TATTTGAAAACGAACGTGGAGAACGTGTATGCAGGCGGTGACATTGCGTATGCCCCACTGTTTGGTTCCGACAGCATATCGGCGGCAGTGGGCCACTATCCCCTGGCACATTATCATGGCAAAATAGCGGCATTAAACATATGCGATCGAAATGCACCGTTAAACACAATTCCATTTTTCTGGACAACTCTATTTGGTAGAAGTTATCGATACGCCG GTCACGGAAAACCGgacaaaatcaaaatttatgGTTCTTTGGAAAAATTCGAGTTTTTCGCATACTACCTTAAAGACGGCAAAGTTATCGCAATGAGTAGCGTCGGAGCGGACCCTGTTGTGTCCGACTTTGCAAATTATCTATACGAAGGAAAATCGTTAACGGAGATCATGATTAACCATAGTCCATTCGGTTGGATTAGGAATAAACCAAAGGATTTGGTCGTACGCTTTCAGAATGAGATTACAACAAACCAATGA
- the LOC143215594 gene encoding apoptosis-inducing factor 3 isoform X1, with protein MCLYYGVKHLTRLSYNAISHVRSKIHKTKMSDLNSERKFYICSECNKPKEDIRLRNSLKCCCSCKPEKYDYIEDVVCKDSDIKENEMKLLPLGDAGEKILLIKQKGELHAIGTKCTHYGALLHTGALGDGRVRCPWHGACFNIKTGDIEDHPGLDSLPCYKVKVDDGGLVRVRADRKLLGLNRRTKEMCAHDSSNPNTVVIVGGGPAGATCAETLRQENFTGNIVMVCREHVVPYDRVKVSKALDFDVELSVLRPLSFYKNHGIEVKLGTVATGLNTDEKVIQLSHHEKLHYNYLFICTGSKPRMPDLPGINLGNIFTLRDYTDAHSILSQLSPEKHIVILGLGFIGMEAAAYCVNKSASVTVIGKGAAPLQSVFGAEIGNRVRQEFEEKGVKFLFGNNIAQFVAKEAHPNSVGTVVLTDGTVLTADVAIIGIGSTLYTDWIKDSPIEMLEDGSIKVDKYLKTNVENVYAGGDIAYAPLFGSDSISAAVGHYPLAHYHGKIAALNICDRNAPLNTIPFFWTTLFGRSYRYAGHGKPDKIKIYGSLEKFEFFAYYLKDGKVIAMSSVGADPVVSDFANYLYEGKSLTEIMINHSPFGWIRNKPKDLVVRFQNEITTNQ; from the exons ATGTGCCTCTACTACggtgtaaaacatttgacacgaCTGTCGTATAACGCCATTTCTCATGTTCGATCGAAGATACACAAAACTAAAATGTCAGATTTGAATTCCGAAAGGAAGTTTTACATTTGCAGTGAGTGTAATAAGCCGAAAGAGGATATTCGGTTGCGTAATAGTTTGAAATGTTGTTGTAGTT GTAAACCAGAGAAATACGATTACATCGAAGATGTGGTGTGCAAGGATTCCGACATTAaagagaatgaaatgaaattgttGCCGCTGGGAGATGCCGGCGAGAAAATCTTGTTGATTAAACAAAAGGGAGAGTTGCACGCGATAGGCACAAAATGTACTCACTACGGAGCTCTCCTTCATACAGGAGCATTGGGAGACGGAAGAGTCAGGTGTCCATGGCACGGCGCTTGTTTCAATATCAAAACAGGAGACATAGAAGACCATCCAGGCTTGGATTCTCTACCATGTTACAAA GTGAAAGTAGATGACGGCGGTCTTGTCCGTGTGAGGGCGGACCGTAAACTATTGGGATTAAATAGGCGTACGAAAGAAATGTGTGCCCACGACAGTAGCAATCCAAATACCGTCGTAATAGTCGGAGGAGGACCAGCTGGGGCAACTTGTGCGGAAACTTTGAGACAAGAAAATTTTACGGGCAACATAGTCATGGTCTGCAGAGAGCATGTAGTTCCGTACGATCGAGTCAAAGTATCCAAAGCTTTGGATTTTGATGTGGAGCTGTCGGTTTTGAGACCACTATCGTTTTATAAGAATCACGGTATCGAAGTGAAACTGGGCACAGTAGCAACAG GTTTGAATACGGACGAAAAAGTAATCCAGTTGAGTCACCATgaaaaattacattataattACTTGTTCATTTGCACTGGAAGCAAGCCTAGGATGCCTGATTTACCCGGCATAAATCTCGGCAATATTTTCACGTTAAGAGATTATACCGATGCTCATAGTATACTATCACAATTATCACCGGAGAAACACATTGTAATACTTGGACTAGGATTTATTGGTATGGAAGCTGCTGCTTATTGCGTGAATAAATCCGCGTCCGTGACTGTTATAGGAAAAGGTGCAGCACCTCTACAATCTGTTTTTGGCGCGGAGATCGGAAACAGAGTTAGACAAGAGTTCGAGGAAAAAG GtgttaaatttctatttggaaATAATATTGCACAGTTCGTTGCAAAGGAGGCCCATCCAAATAGTGTAGGCACAGTTGTGCTTACCGATGGTACAGTACTTACAGCCGATGTTGCTATTATTGGAATTGGATCTACGTTGTATACCGATTGGATAAAAGATTCTCCGATCGAAATGTTAGAAGACGGCAGCATAAAAGTGGACAAG TATTTGAAAACGAACGTGGAGAACGTGTATGCAGGCGGTGACATTGCGTATGCCCCACTGTTTGGTTCCGACAGCATATCGGCGGCAGTGGGCCACTATCCCCTGGCACATTATCATGGCAAAATAGCGGCATTAAACATATGCGATCGAAATGCACCGTTAAACACAATTCCATTTTTCTGGACAACTCTATTTGGTAGAAGTTATCGATACGCCG GTCACGGAAAACCGgacaaaatcaaaatttatgGTTCTTTGGAAAAATTCGAGTTTTTCGCATACTACCTTAAAGACGGCAAAGTTATCGCAATGAGTAGCGTCGGAGCGGACCCTGTTGTGTCCGACTTTGCAAATTATCTATACGAAGGAAAATCGTTAACGGAGATCATGATTAACCATAGTCCATTCGGTTGGATTAGGAATAAACCAAAGGATTTGGTCGTACGCTTTCAGAATGAGATTACAACAAACCAATGA
- the LOC143215594 gene encoding apoptosis-inducing factor 3 isoform X2 yields the protein MCLYYGVKHLTRLSYNAISHVRSKIHKTKMSDLNSERKFYICSKPEKYDYIEDVVCKDSDIKENEMKLLPLGDAGEKILLIKQKGELHAIGTKCTHYGALLHTGALGDGRVRCPWHGACFNIKTGDIEDHPGLDSLPCYKVKVDDGGLVRVRADRKLLGLNRRTKEMCAHDSSNPNTVVIVGGGPAGATCAETLRQENFTGNIVMVCREHVVPYDRVKVSKALDFDVELSVLRPLSFYKNHGIEVKLGTVATGLNTDEKVIQLSHHEKLHYNYLFICTGSKPRMPDLPGINLGNIFTLRDYTDAHSILSQLSPEKHIVILGLGFIGMEAAAYCVNKSASVTVIGKGAAPLQSVFGAEIGNRVRQEFEEKGVKFLFGNNIAQFVAKEAHPNSVGTVVLTDGTVLTADVAIIGIGSTLYTDWIKDSPIEMLEDGSIKVDKYLKTNVENVYAGGDIAYAPLFGSDSISAAVGHYPLAHYHGKIAALNICDRNAPLNTIPFFWTTLFGRSYRYAGHGKPDKIKIYGSLEKFEFFAYYLKDGKVIAMSSVGADPVVSDFANYLYEGKSLTEIMINHSPFGWIRNKPKDLVVRFQNEITTNQ from the exons ATGTGCCTCTACTACggtgtaaaacatttgacacgaCTGTCGTATAACGCCATTTCTCATGTTCGATCGAAGATACACAAAACTAAAATGTCAGATTTGAATTCCGAAAGGAAGTTTTACATTTGCA GTAAACCAGAGAAATACGATTACATCGAAGATGTGGTGTGCAAGGATTCCGACATTAaagagaatgaaatgaaattgttGCCGCTGGGAGATGCCGGCGAGAAAATCTTGTTGATTAAACAAAAGGGAGAGTTGCACGCGATAGGCACAAAATGTACTCACTACGGAGCTCTCCTTCATACAGGAGCATTGGGAGACGGAAGAGTCAGGTGTCCATGGCACGGCGCTTGTTTCAATATCAAAACAGGAGACATAGAAGACCATCCAGGCTTGGATTCTCTACCATGTTACAAA GTGAAAGTAGATGACGGCGGTCTTGTCCGTGTGAGGGCGGACCGTAAACTATTGGGATTAAATAGGCGTACGAAAGAAATGTGTGCCCACGACAGTAGCAATCCAAATACCGTCGTAATAGTCGGAGGAGGACCAGCTGGGGCAACTTGTGCGGAAACTTTGAGACAAGAAAATTTTACGGGCAACATAGTCATGGTCTGCAGAGAGCATGTAGTTCCGTACGATCGAGTCAAAGTATCCAAAGCTTTGGATTTTGATGTGGAGCTGTCGGTTTTGAGACCACTATCGTTTTATAAGAATCACGGTATCGAAGTGAAACTGGGCACAGTAGCAACAG GTTTGAATACGGACGAAAAAGTAATCCAGTTGAGTCACCATgaaaaattacattataattACTTGTTCATTTGCACTGGAAGCAAGCCTAGGATGCCTGATTTACCCGGCATAAATCTCGGCAATATTTTCACGTTAAGAGATTATACCGATGCTCATAGTATACTATCACAATTATCACCGGAGAAACACATTGTAATACTTGGACTAGGATTTATTGGTATGGAAGCTGCTGCTTATTGCGTGAATAAATCCGCGTCCGTGACTGTTATAGGAAAAGGTGCAGCACCTCTACAATCTGTTTTTGGCGCGGAGATCGGAAACAGAGTTAGACAAGAGTTCGAGGAAAAAG GtgttaaatttctatttggaaATAATATTGCACAGTTCGTTGCAAAGGAGGCCCATCCAAATAGTGTAGGCACAGTTGTGCTTACCGATGGTACAGTACTTACAGCCGATGTTGCTATTATTGGAATTGGATCTACGTTGTATACCGATTGGATAAAAGATTCTCCGATCGAAATGTTAGAAGACGGCAGCATAAAAGTGGACAAG TATTTGAAAACGAACGTGGAGAACGTGTATGCAGGCGGTGACATTGCGTATGCCCCACTGTTTGGTTCCGACAGCATATCGGCGGCAGTGGGCCACTATCCCCTGGCACATTATCATGGCAAAATAGCGGCATTAAACATATGCGATCGAAATGCACCGTTAAACACAATTCCATTTTTCTGGACAACTCTATTTGGTAGAAGTTATCGATACGCCG GTCACGGAAAACCGgacaaaatcaaaatttatgGTTCTTTGGAAAAATTCGAGTTTTTCGCATACTACCTTAAAGACGGCAAAGTTATCGCAATGAGTAGCGTCGGAGCGGACCCTGTTGTGTCCGACTTTGCAAATTATCTATACGAAGGAAAATCGTTAACGGAGATCATGATTAACCATAGTCCATTCGGTTGGATTAGGAATAAACCAAAGGATTTGGTCGTACGCTTTCAGAATGAGATTACAACAAACCAATGA
- the LOC143215594 gene encoding apoptosis-inducing factor 3 isoform X4, whose product MKLLPLGDAGEKILLIKQKGELHAIGTKCTHYGALLHTGALGDGRVRCPWHGACFNIKTGDIEDHPGLDSLPCYKVKVDDGGLVRVRADRKLLGLNRRTKEMCAHDSSNPNTVVIVGGGPAGATCAETLRQENFTGNIVMVCREHVVPYDRVKVSKALDFDVELSVLRPLSFYKNHGIEVKLGTVATGLNTDEKVIQLSHHEKLHYNYLFICTGSKPRMPDLPGINLGNIFTLRDYTDAHSILSQLSPEKHIVILGLGFIGMEAAAYCVNKSASVTVIGKGAAPLQSVFGAEIGNRVRQEFEEKGVKFLFGNNIAQFVAKEAHPNSVGTVVLTDGTVLTADVAIIGIGSTLYTDWIKDSPIEMLEDGSIKVDKYLKTNVENVYAGGDIAYAPLFGSDSISAAVGHYPLAHYHGKIAALNICDRNAPLNTIPFFWTTLFGRSYRYAGHGKPDKIKIYGSLEKFEFFAYYLKDGKVIAMSSVGADPVVSDFANYLYEGKSLTEIMINHSPFGWIRNKPKDLVVRFQNEITTNQ is encoded by the exons atgaaattgttGCCGCTGGGAGATGCCGGCGAGAAAATCTTGTTGATTAAACAAAAGGGAGAGTTGCACGCGATAGGCACAAAATGTACTCACTACGGAGCTCTCCTTCATACAGGAGCATTGGGAGACGGAAGAGTCAGGTGTCCATGGCACGGCGCTTGTTTCAATATCAAAACAGGAGACATAGAAGACCATCCAGGCTTGGATTCTCTACCATGTTACAAA GTGAAAGTAGATGACGGCGGTCTTGTCCGTGTGAGGGCGGACCGTAAACTATTGGGATTAAATAGGCGTACGAAAGAAATGTGTGCCCACGACAGTAGCAATCCAAATACCGTCGTAATAGTCGGAGGAGGACCAGCTGGGGCAACTTGTGCGGAAACTTTGAGACAAGAAAATTTTACGGGCAACATAGTCATGGTCTGCAGAGAGCATGTAGTTCCGTACGATCGAGTCAAAGTATCCAAAGCTTTGGATTTTGATGTGGAGCTGTCGGTTTTGAGACCACTATCGTTTTATAAGAATCACGGTATCGAAGTGAAACTGGGCACAGTAGCAACAG GTTTGAATACGGACGAAAAAGTAATCCAGTTGAGTCACCATgaaaaattacattataattACTTGTTCATTTGCACTGGAAGCAAGCCTAGGATGCCTGATTTACCCGGCATAAATCTCGGCAATATTTTCACGTTAAGAGATTATACCGATGCTCATAGTATACTATCACAATTATCACCGGAGAAACACATTGTAATACTTGGACTAGGATTTATTGGTATGGAAGCTGCTGCTTATTGCGTGAATAAATCCGCGTCCGTGACTGTTATAGGAAAAGGTGCAGCACCTCTACAATCTGTTTTTGGCGCGGAGATCGGAAACAGAGTTAGACAAGAGTTCGAGGAAAAAG GtgttaaatttctatttggaaATAATATTGCACAGTTCGTTGCAAAGGAGGCCCATCCAAATAGTGTAGGCACAGTTGTGCTTACCGATGGTACAGTACTTACAGCCGATGTTGCTATTATTGGAATTGGATCTACGTTGTATACCGATTGGATAAAAGATTCTCCGATCGAAATGTTAGAAGACGGCAGCATAAAAGTGGACAAG TATTTGAAAACGAACGTGGAGAACGTGTATGCAGGCGGTGACATTGCGTATGCCCCACTGTTTGGTTCCGACAGCATATCGGCGGCAGTGGGCCACTATCCCCTGGCACATTATCATGGCAAAATAGCGGCATTAAACATATGCGATCGAAATGCACCGTTAAACACAATTCCATTTTTCTGGACAACTCTATTTGGTAGAAGTTATCGATACGCCG GTCACGGAAAACCGgacaaaatcaaaatttatgGTTCTTTGGAAAAATTCGAGTTTTTCGCATACTACCTTAAAGACGGCAAAGTTATCGCAATGAGTAGCGTCGGAGCGGACCCTGTTGTGTCCGACTTTGCAAATTATCTATACGAAGGAAAATCGTTAACGGAGATCATGATTAACCATAGTCCATTCGGTTGGATTAGGAATAAACCAAAGGATTTGGTCGTACGCTTTCAGAATGAGATTACAACAAACCAATGA